The sequence CGCCGGGGAGGGCTGCCGCCGTTCCGCGGTGGCGTCCTCGACGGGCTCCCTCCTCGTCGGTGGACAGCAGGATGCCACGGATGTCGGTGCGTCCGCCGGACTGGGCCGGTGCCGCACGGCCCGGTCCGCCTTCCGACCCGCTCCCCGTCCGCTTTCCGACCCGCTCCCCGTCCTGCCGGAGCGGCCGGGCCGTGTACGGCGGGCCGCGGCGGGTAGGCGCGGTTCGGCCCCGGGGGGCACACGCGGGGGACGGACCGAAAGGACACCGCCATGCTGTTGTTCGGAATCCTCCTGTTCGCCGCGGCGGGAGCCTTCACCGGCCTGCTGATCGCCGACAACCTGGACGGCGGGCCGGAGTACCAGGTGACCGTTCTGGGGCACGATCTGGTGACCCTGAACAGCCTGGGCGTCTTCCTCGCCGGGCTGGCGCTCGCGCTGCTGTTCTGCCTGGGCCTGTTGCTGGCCGGAGCGGGCCGGTCGCTCCGCCGGGCCCGGGCCGTGAAACACGGCCGCCATGCCGCGCCCGCCGCGGTCCGGCCGGAGGAGCGGACCGGGGAGCGCCCCGGGGCCCGGTCGGAGGACCGGGTCATGGAACGCAGGATCACCGACGACCGGATCTCCGACGAGCCTGCGGCGCGCGAGCCGGTCGTGCGCGAGCCGGTCGTCGGTCGCGCGGCGCGGCGGGCCGACGAGGAGGCGGGGGCCCCGGAGGACTCTCCGCGCCGGGGCCGGGGGCCGGGGCGCCTGCCGGAGCACTGACCGGGGACCGCTCGACCGGGAGGCCCTCGGGTCGGCGTGCGAGCGCCGGTGACCTGTCGGCGTCCTGCTGTCGCGCCGTCCCGAGCCGCCGTCCCGACCCGCCGTCCGGCGCCCGCTGCCCCGGATCGCGACGGCGGGCGCCGGCGGGGAGCTGGGGGGGTTGGCTTGTCGCCACCTATGGGTAAGCTATGACCTTCATCAGTGACTATTACGGGGGTCGAGGATGGCTGAGTCCGTCGTCAGCGGGCTGGTGCGGGACTGGATCGCGGGCTGGGTGGTCTCACGGGGAGCGGCCGATCCGGTGGACGAGCCCTGGGGCTGGACGATCGACGTCGGCCAGTCGGCGCAGGTGGCCCGCCACGTCCTTCCCGAGCCGACGGAACCCGACGTCCGCAAGCTGGTGGCGGCCACCACCGCGCCCGGCACCTGGCTGAAGGTGTTCGCCGACGACGACACCGTCCGGCCCTGGATCGCGCCGGGCTGGCGCTTCGACGTCCCCGGCTATCTGATGACCGTGCCGCTCGCCGCCGGACGTCCGGTCGTCCCGGCCGGGTACACCCTCACCACCTGGGAGCGCGGCGGCGTGGTCCGGGTCCTGGTCCGCACCGAGGACGGCCACTTCGCCGCGCGCGGCCAGCTCGGGCTCGCCGGGTCCGCCGCCGTGGCCGACCAGATCGAGACCGCGCCCACGCAC comes from Streptomyces sp. TLI_053 and encodes:
- a CDS encoding GNAT family N-acetyltransferase, with the protein product MAESVVSGLVRDWIAGWVVSRGAADPVDEPWGWTIDVGQSAQVARHVLPEPTEPDVRKLVAATTAPGTWLKVFADDDTVRPWIAPGWRFDVPGYLMTVPLAAGRPVVPAGYTLTTWERGGVVRVLVRTEDGHFAARGQLGLAGSAAVADQIETAPTHRRRGLGSVVMRALEDAGHRSGAETGLLVGTPDGKALYSALGWTLRAPMASLYYAPEPEESAGA